The following proteins come from a genomic window of Sorghum bicolor cultivar BTx623 chromosome 3, Sorghum_bicolor_NCBIv3, whole genome shotgun sequence:
- the LOC8059358 gene encoding transcription elongation factor SPT5 has protein sequence MDGRRPEMRRTMTLSEQLSTPDPAIRDFLKIPHDADVGEGNSTSVGGGSDRTTGWKPLRDRLRLRRAVGAWQKPKPGAAAAHARTNSGDVGNISSANNRSNKYNYSPGEAAAAFSRTFSRAPSLRAPSLKSTPTFSRVASTRVGPASGSRSSSRRPATQDFRDVDGEDEEDDDEEEEEDDDEEEEEKEEAPAAQMSLMALLGQTDDSQWDDDEDEEDGGGGARKKGEGDDDEDDGEGREEEMVHVCCVCMVRHKGAAFIPCGHTFCRLCSRELWVSRGNCPLCNGFIQEILDIF, from the coding sequence ATGGACGGCCGGCGGCCGGAGATGCGGCGGACGATGACGCTGTCCGAGCAGCTGTCCACGCCCGACCCGGCCATCCGCGACTTCCTCAAGATCCCCCACGACGCCGACGTCGGCGAAGGCAATAGCACCTCGGTCGGCGGCGGCAGCGACAGGACGACCGGCTGGAAGCCGCTGCGGgaccggctccggctccggcgcgcGGTGGGCGCCTGGCAGAAGCCTAAGCCCGGCGCGGCCGCGGCCCACGCCCGGACGAACAGCGGCGACGTCGGCAACATCAGCAGCGCCAATAACCGCAGCAACAAGTACAACTACAGCCccggcgaggcggcggcggcgttctcCCGCACCTTCTCCCGCGCACCCTCGCTCCGGGCGCCCTCGCTTAAGTCGACGCCCACGTTCTCTCGCGTCGCGTCCACCCGGGTCGGCCCCGCCTCCGGCTCCCGCTCCAGCTCCAGGCGCCCTGCGACGCAGGACTTCCGCGACGTCGACGGGGAAGACGaagaggacgacgacgaggaggaggaggaggacgacgacgaggaggaggaagagaaggAGGAGGCGCCCGCGGCGCAGATGTCGCTGATGGCGCTGCTGGGGCAGACGGACGACAGCCAGTGGGACGACGACGAAGACGAGgaggatggcggcggcggcgcgcgcaagAAAGGTGagggcgacgacgacgaggacgacggcgaggggcgggaggaggagatggtgcacGTGTGCTGCGTGTGCATGGTGCGGCACAAGGGCGCCGCCTTCATCCCCTGCGGCCACACCTTCTGCCGCCTCTGCTCCCGCGAGCTCTGGGTCAGCCGCGGCAACTGCCCGCTCTGCAACGGCTTCATCCAGGAGATCCTCGACATCTTCTGA
- the LOC8059359 gene encoding protein XRI1 isoform X2 has product MDGSRRSPRIQSTALAAGAGMDYDLAIGDQGELWEWQSQEYDLQNDLLADPCSSLWAETSNNVGDEWSMFDEQTPIKHCTDFEFQFCDIGEIIVKDFEEGKETSQAKRRRMLQFCPENAEMTCSMTEDGLSESLQEMDFSGTDCLLNSDGIDELPEEWLVDCSQDIPCLPAEEMNSPAAATEKAVDISVHSNSSPRQQSIVVQNNLAQARSTPLKAGKNIIGSKKVRAAVAFPFELIKPCSFSGDITLNDINKKLHAPPPYKIRHKSNEEPNSLQASAMTGKPVVHKTKIHTEGGRGSITITRTRG; this is encoded by the exons ATGGACGGTAGCCGCCGGAGCCCCCGGATCCAATCCACGGCCCTCGCCGCGGGCGCGGGGATGGATTACGACCTCGCCATTGGTGATCAGGG TGAGTTGTGGGAATGGCAAAGTCAGGAGTATGATCTGCAGAATGATCTGTTAGCTG ATCCATGTAGCAGCttgtgggctgaaacaagcaaCAATGTGGGTGACGAATGGAGCATGTTCGATGAGCAAACACCAATTAAACATTGTACAGACTTCGAATTTCAGTTCTGTGATATAGGGG AAATCATTGTCAAGGACTTTGAAGAAGGGAAAGAAACTTCACAGGCAAAACGCAGACGCATGCTGCAGTTCTGTCCAGAAAATGCTGAG ATGACATGTTCTATGACTGAAGATGGCCTTTCCGAAAGTCTTCAAGAGATGGATTTTTCAG GTACCGACTGTTTGCTGAACTCGGATGGGATTGATGAACTGCCAGAAGAATGGCTAGTTGATTGCTCACAAGATATACCTTGTTTACCTGCAGAAGAAAT GAATAGCCCTGCTGCTGCCACGGAAAAAGCTGTCGATATCTCTG TGCATTCGAATTCTTCGCCTCGCCAACAGTCCATCGTAGTCCAGAACAATCTTGCACAAGCTAGATCTACACCACTGAAAG CTGGCAAAAACATTATCGGATCAAAGAAGGTGAGAGCAGCTGTGGCCTTCCCGTTCGAGCTTATCAAGCCTTGCAGCTTCAGTGGAGACATCACCTTGAACGACATAAACAAGAAGCTCCATGCTCCGCCGCCGTACAAGATCAGGCACAAGAGCAATGAGGAGCCCAACTCACTCCAAGCCTCGGCTATGACGGGGAAACCTGTGGTCCACAAGACCAAGATCCACACCGAGGGGGGAAGGGGGAGCATAACGATAACCAGAACCAGAGGTTAA
- the LOC8079786 gene encoding CRIB domain-containing protein RIC4, with product MSREQQTPPPPRRFIAIPFSSGCRSHSSVDVVDTARHGKKPHPQGAEIGAVPGGASVRPPPPAGSKGESLVARLLRGFKNLSQIFAVYDEDEDEEEEREMVIGLPTDVKHVAHIGWDGSTSTTTSLRSWNRAAPPPPASSSSSSSSSSSAAAAPPQAQAQEQYPLPLPMPALSMRQFELAMAAQAAGGGATTTSGGGAAHRRHS from the exons ATGAGCAGGGAACAgcagacgccgccgccgccgcggcggttcATCGCCATCCCCTTCTCCTCCGGCTGCCGCTCCCACTCCAGCGTCGACGTCGTCGACACCGCGCGCCACGGCAAGAAGCCCCACCCGCAAG GGGCTGAAATAGGGGCAGTGCCAGGCGGCGCGTCAGTGAGACCGCCGCCCCCGGCGGGGAGCAAGGGGGAATCGCTGGTGGCGCGGCTCCTGCGCGGGTTCAAGAACCTGTCGCAGATCTTCGCGGTGtacgacgaggacgaggacgaggaagaGGAGCGGGAGATGGTGATCGGGCTCCCCACGGACGTGAAGCACGTGGCCCACATCGGCTGGGACGGCAGCACCAGCACCACCACCAGCCTCCGCTCCTGGAaccgcgccgcgccgcctccaccggcctcctcctcctcctcctcctcctcatcgtcctccgccgccgcggcgcccccgcaggcgcaggcgcaggAGCAGTACCCGCTGCCCCTGCCCATGCCGGCGCTGTCCATGCGGCAGTTCGAGCTCGCCATGGCCGCCCAGGCCGCCGGAGGTGGCGCCACGACCACGAGCGGAGGCGGAGCTGCCCACCGGCGTCACAGCTAG
- the LOC8059359 gene encoding protein XRI1 isoform X1 yields the protein MDGSRRSPRIQSTALAAGAGMDYDLAIGDQGELWEWQSQEYDLQNDLLADPCSSLWAETSNNVGDEWSMFDEQTPIKHCTDFEFQFCDIGEIIVKDFEEGKETSQAKRRRMLQFCPENAEMTCSMTEDGLSESLQEMDFSGTDCLLNSDGIDELPEEWLVDCSQDIPCLPAEEIRNSPAAATEKAVDISVHSNSSPRQQSIVVQNNLAQARSTPLKAGKNIIGSKKVRAAVAFPFELIKPCSFSGDITLNDINKKLHAPPPYKIRHKSNEEPNSLQASAMTGKPVVHKTKIHTEGGRGSITITRTRG from the exons ATGGACGGTAGCCGCCGGAGCCCCCGGATCCAATCCACGGCCCTCGCCGCGGGCGCGGGGATGGATTACGACCTCGCCATTGGTGATCAGGG TGAGTTGTGGGAATGGCAAAGTCAGGAGTATGATCTGCAGAATGATCTGTTAGCTG ATCCATGTAGCAGCttgtgggctgaaacaagcaaCAATGTGGGTGACGAATGGAGCATGTTCGATGAGCAAACACCAATTAAACATTGTACAGACTTCGAATTTCAGTTCTGTGATATAGGGG AAATCATTGTCAAGGACTTTGAAGAAGGGAAAGAAACTTCACAGGCAAAACGCAGACGCATGCTGCAGTTCTGTCCAGAAAATGCTGAG ATGACATGTTCTATGACTGAAGATGGCCTTTCCGAAAGTCTTCAAGAGATGGATTTTTCAG GTACCGACTGTTTGCTGAACTCGGATGGGATTGATGAACTGCCAGAAGAATGGCTAGTTGATTGCTCACAAGATATACCTTGTTTACCTGCAGAAGAAAT TAGGAATAGCCCTGCTGCTGCCACGGAAAAAGCTGTCGATATCTCTG TGCATTCGAATTCTTCGCCTCGCCAACAGTCCATCGTAGTCCAGAACAATCTTGCACAAGCTAGATCTACACCACTGAAAG CTGGCAAAAACATTATCGGATCAAAGAAGGTGAGAGCAGCTGTGGCCTTCCCGTTCGAGCTTATCAAGCCTTGCAGCTTCAGTGGAGACATCACCTTGAACGACATAAACAAGAAGCTCCATGCTCCGCCGCCGTACAAGATCAGGCACAAGAGCAATGAGGAGCCCAACTCACTCCAAGCCTCGGCTATGACGGGGAAACCTGTGGTCCACAAGACCAAGATCCACACCGAGGGGGGAAGGGGGAGCATAACGATAACCAGAACCAGAGGTTAA